A stretch of Cynocephalus volans isolate mCynVol1 chromosome 9, mCynVol1.pri, whole genome shotgun sequence DNA encodes these proteins:
- the CABS1 gene encoding calcium-binding and spermatid-specific protein 1 produces MAEDGLPKIYSHLPKENSKTPTEATIFFGADNTIPRSETTITSEGDHATSVTDCMLESDFSTTAGNKLTPTKERFRSEDDSEAHSKSTTYPEKESTTLIGTTDSIANDSVTKNFIPVKTGNISSPVATVSLIDFSTNIAKEDILLATIDTGDEDISIISEVSGPLKDSTAFPGKKGGVDVNNRNSSVKSNVPDYEAVQDSFIPEADISPSTKENFATISDITTLKEEKITEIDLLASENEPDTVAKLTDSDEEKFITVFELTTSAEKDKDNPEDTLLTDEESTDGVNVWMERDIANETETHSVLLTAIESRYDFIIPATVAMNLMEESSTKTTEDLSENNTKESITTVTESFSGTLPVPDTSDYKEDTSATEMGIFKLLKEDPDDFMI; encoded by the coding sequence ATGGCTGAAGATGGTTTGCCTAAAATTTATTCTCATCttccaaaagaaaacagtaaaacacCAACTGAAGCAACAATTTTCTTTGGGGCTGACAACACTATTCCTAGATCTGAAACAACTATTACTTCAGAAGGAGATCACGCTACTTCAGTAACTGACTGCATGTTAGAAAGTGATTTTTCAACAACTGCAGGCAACAAGCTCACACCTACAAAGGAAAGATTCAGGTCAGAAGATGATTCTGAGGCTCATAGTAAGTCAACAACTTATCCGGAGAAAGAAAGTACCACTCTCATTGGCACTACAGACTCCATAGCTAATGACTCCGTTACTAAAAATTTCATTCCAGTGAAAACTGGGAATATTTCATCACCAGTTGCTACTGTTTCTTTAATAGATTTTTCCACTAACATAGCAAAAGAAGATATCCTCTTGGCTACGATTGACACAGGGGATGAAGATATCTCAATAATTTCTGAAGTCTCTGGCCCATTAAAGGACAGCACTGCCTTTCCAGGTAAAAAGGGTGGAGTTGATGTTAACAATCGTAATTCCTCAGTTAAATCCAATGTCCCTGATTATGAGGCTGTTCAGGACTCCTTTATTCCTGAGGCGGACATCTCTCCTTCTACTAAAGAAAACTTCGCCACTATTTCAGACATAACTacccttaaagaagaaaaaataactgaaattgaCCTACTTGCTTCAGAGAATGAGCCTGATACTGTGGCTAAATTAACTGACTCTGATGAGGAAAAGTTCATAACTGTGTTTGAACTCACTACCTCtgctgaaaaagacaaagataacCCAGAAGATACTCTGCTAACTGATGAAGAGTCTACTGATGGGGTCAATGTTTGGATGGAGAGAGATATtgcaaatgaaacagagacccattCCGTTTTGCTTACTGCTATCGAATCCAGATATGACTTCATTATCCCTGCAACAGTAGCTATGAACCTCATGGAAGAATCATCTACTAAGACAACAGAAGATTTGtctgaaaataatacaaaagaatcTATAACTACGGTCACTGAGTCATTTTCTGGAACTCTCCCTGTACCGGATACCTCAGACTACAAGGAAGACACCTCTGCAACTGAAATGGGTATCTTTAAACTACTGAAAGAAGATCCAGATGACTTCATGATATGA